gTGCCCTCAGGAAGGGGATAGGGCATCGGTAAAAATAACCCCTGGGCTAACTCCAGCCCCTTGTGGCTTCCTGTGATTTACAGCCCTTCCTGGGGAAGAAGAGGCAGGAAGGGGCCTGGCTCAAGGCTGTCTTTGACCCTTTCACCACCAGTGGGGAGAAAGGTGCTAGAAGGTGCTGACTTCAACCAGGGCACTGTGGTCCTGCCGATGAGGCTGGGCTGGCAAGGGTTAATGGGGGTGGTTCTTCCTCAACTTCTATATAAGGCTCCTGCCGAGTCTGGGCTTAGTTTGCTGCTAGCAGCCagaagggcaggagctgagggaaCCCGGAGCAtccctgcatcccacccctgtgtgGGCTCTGGTGAGTGAGAACATCTTTCACCTGGGCCGGGGAGCATGCAGACAGGCCGTCACGGGCAGTTGCAGTCTGGGAACACTGGCTTTGTTGTGGCGAAGGCGGTGGGTGATGTGACAGTGTGCTGAGGAACGCCTttcctggggaggctgcagagctctgcctggCACTGGGAGGCTGAGGAGCTCATCTCTAAGTAGCACACGCATACtgtctgcctcagtttccccatctgtaGACCAGGAGGGGATGCTGTGTAAGATCCTGTATCTGGAGGCGTGCAGGCAGAAGGCTCTCGGGATGTTGGCTCCCTagtgctctgtcccagccccacgTCCCTGCTGTCACCCAGGGAGGCTGCGAGGCCAGGTCAGCTGCTGGCAACGGGGTGGCTCTTCACGGCCACGTAAGCGTCTTCCGCTCAGCAAAACTATCAGCTTTGGGCTTTACAAAAGCCCAAAGCCCCTGGCTCAGGCTTCAGACTCCTTTCTCCGTCATCAACCATCCACCACAGCCTAGACCCACATGGATTCTCAGGTACAGCTGAGCAAGACCCATCCCACCTCAGGGCTAATAAAACCCCCTTTGCTCCATGCCTCCCACGAGTAGGAGAAGTGCCTTTTCTCCCAGGCAGCTGCGTTCAGCCGTAGTGTAGAGAGCGTGGCACGGAGACCGCAAAAcaccttccagcccctgccctgctgcccacaggcaCAGGCCCAGCTGGGGCAGCTTGCCAGGTCTCCTGCACACAGGCCTTTGTTCTGTTGTGTGTGCTCAGAAAGATAAGGTGGCTGGCcccagtatttttttcctgtcgGAAGGCACCTCTGGGATGCGGGTGAAGCCAGCGGATGCTCGGCGCTTCTCCCTTCCTGTCCATGGATTGTTCCTGCCTGGGCTCGCAGGGCTAGCTGCCTGCTCCTTGACTGCTTGGGCATGCATGGGATTGAGGGAGTCTCCTGGCTCTGCGTTgccccccatcctcctgccactACTGCATCTTTGGTGCTAACCCCacctctcctctttcctctcaGGGACAAATCCAGAAGACAAGGTGAAGCTTTCGGAAGCTCCCCAGCCGCAGCACACTACCCACCCCCTCCCAGCCATTCAAAGGGGAGCAAAACAACCAGGAGTGCCATTTTGGGGCTGAGGGGCAATGGTGCACCTGGGCAGCCTCCCTCTTGCTGTCTGTACTTCCAGCAACTTGCGCCTCGTGGCCCCCGGCCACGGGTCCCCCCTGGCCTGGCTGAACCGGGGACCTGAGTGCCCACAGGAGCCAGGGGGTGGTGGGGGCCGGACACCCAGTGCCGTGGAGCGGCTGGAGGCCGACAAGGCCAAATACGTCAAATCCCAGCAGGTCATCAACAGACGGCAGGAGCCggcactgcagggctgctcGCCCTGGCTCTCCCCCCGCAGCCGGTGCCTCCATGGCCGCCAGCAGTGTAGTGAGTTGTGTCAGGGCTCGGAACTGAGCCGGGAGGGCCCCGGGAAGCTGTCATGCCCTCAGTCCCCTGTGTTGCACCGGGCCGGTGGCAGACGCCTGCTGAGACCTGACTCGCTCATCATCTATCGGCAGAAACGGGACTGCCTGGCTGGGGGCAAGGAGAACACCAAGGGCTCTGGGCTGGTGCGACGCCTCTTCCAGGGACCTCTCAGAGACAAGCCCCTTAGCTCTCCCCCAGCCAGGAGGCTGGGTGAGGGACCGCCGGCCCCAAAGAGTCCCAAGACCCCCGTGCCGTGGGTTcctgtggagaaggaggaggtgaAGACATCAGGTGTCAGCTGTGGCGGTGACAGCGGTCGCCTCttccctctgcctggcagccccatggcacagctcccccagccccctaGGAAGCACGCGCTGACTTTGCGCATCTCCCTGCCACTCTCGGAGCAGGAGCGGTTCTTCAACTACTGTGGGCTGGACCGGGCGCTggtggagctgctggggcaggagcgGTTCGGGCCATCAGGCTGGGACACCGCCTCGGCACGGCTCCCTGGCTCCTGTGAGTCGGAGTCCATGCAGGCCTCGGAGGGCAGCGATGGGAACGCAGGGCCAGGTGAGGAGGAGCCGGATGACCGTCTGGGCTCCGCCATCTCGG
This DNA window, taken from Colius striatus isolate bColStr4 chromosome 24, bColStr4.1.hap1, whole genome shotgun sequence, encodes the following:
- the FAM110D gene encoding protein FAM110D, which translates into the protein MVHLGSLPLAVCTSSNLRLVAPGHGSPLAWLNRGPECPQEPGGGGGRTPSAVERLEADKAKYVKSQQVINRRQEPALQGCSPWLSPRSRCLHGRQQCSELCQGSELSREGPGKLSCPQSPVLHRAGGRRLLRPDSLIIYRQKRDCLAGGKENTKGSGLVRRLFQGPLRDKPLSSPPARRLGEGPPAPKSPKTPVPWVPVEKEEVKTSGVSCGGDSGRLFPLPGSPMAQLPQPPRKHALTLRISLPLSEQERFFNYCGLDRALVELLGQERFGPSGWDTASARLPGSCESESMQASEGSDGNAGPGEEEPDDRLGSAISVVERNARVIKWLYGCQRAWAAAKESTV